The Malus domestica chromosome 08, GDT2T_hap1 genomic interval ACTCCCACCTTTCGACGGTTTTGACTGAACTTCATTCACGTAAAATTCTCTCACTTTCAAATCTTCTCTCATCTCCTCCTCTCTCACTTTctttgtctttctctctctataaagagacacaagatgttgacgtgacttaatcgtaAGGGTTCAAATAGAAAGAGACTGAAGAGAGGAAAGAATCCAGATCCATGAAAAGCAACCATATTCTATATTCTATATTCATGTCATTAACTgagtttcttttccttttcttagtACAAAGGAgctgaaaggaaaatataatgaCTTTTGGAAAATTAAAGGGGAAACTGCAACAGATTAACTAATCACATTTGACTCTTGTCGTCTATATATATTGTTACTTCGACGGTTCTGCATTTTCTTTTATGTTGAAACTTAAGAATCTTTATTCCCATCTACGAACTGATCTGGGTTGCTCTCCTTCACTGAATTCTTAGAGTCTTCATCCTGCATGAAAACCATAATTAAGATCATCTGTGGTACAGGGGGGAAAGCATGAAACATTCATCTCTTTGAATATATAAAAACTTTTTTTCCAGCTTGGGATCATGTTATTGTTATATCACGTGTTTTATGTGTTAATATTCTATgtgttaaaacatgtgaagttgTTACGCCACGTTGGTGATTCATGCGTATACATTTGCtttgaacaagaaaaaatgaaTGTAGATATAGAATGAGTAAACTATTTAATTTCATGATACAACTACGATATGTAAATAACCAAACTTTAAAGTATGGTTCAATtacgaagaaagttgaggtttcatcaTAAAATCAATCGACAATATGGGAAAGTAgctcaattacttataagcacatgcaatatCTCTCATTTCTCTGATATGGGATTGATATGATAAAATAAATGGACGTTCCAATAGACATTGTGCACTTGTTTCACAACAACCCCTTAGAGGAAGCACCAAGCAAGGGGGATAGCAGGTTGGAGAAATGGAAGTTTGGGCTCTAGAGGGATTTGGTGTGAAGCTATACTAACTGAAAAAATTGCATTTGTGATAAATTCATACCAATCCacccaatttttttatttgttactttGATGTAAAAGATTTATGGATGAACTTAACAATTTGGATAATATATCCAAATCTATACTTTCAACACGTCCCCTCACGTGtaacgaattttcaagcctaacatgaGGACAATGCAAATCAAGTGGTGTGGAGCACATGTGGCACACGCATGACAACCTACTCTGATACTATTAAAAAAGTTAAGGTTTCATCATAAAACAAATTGACAATATAGAGAGTAGCTGAACTatttataaacatatatatatatatgggtaaatAACTATAACCAAATTTTTAGAAGTGTAGTATTTTCCTTTGTATAAATGAATGCAGCTCCAGGAATTAAAAGAGATTATAAATTTACCTCTGTTCTTCAATATCCATGGAATATGATTTAGTGTTTCCTCCACCAGATTTTCTGTAATTAGGCAAAGGCACCTCACCAGCCTCAATCTTGTTCACATCTTCTACAAGCATCTGATAGTGCCTCTTCACTTCCTCCACTGATTTGCCACCCACAGCCCTCGCGAGATTGTACCACCTCTCCGGCGTGTCCTTGTCGTAAACCGCCAGAGCATTCTCAAACAACTTGTTTTGCCTCGCCGTCCACGATCCTGACGACGCCATTGATCGATGTAAACCGAACTTCGCTAGCTACAGCTGATAATATGCTTGTTGGGGAGCTAGAGGGCTGAAAATGCCAAATGGAAGTAGGGTTATAATTGTTTGATGAGCAAAGAGAACGGCAGTGTTAGCTCCTTATATActggagggaggagagagagagaggtgtgagtagagagagaaagagataggtggggtggggtggggtggtgTGGGGTCGGGTTTGGTTGCACAGCTATTTCTTTACTTGCAAAACAATGGGGGAGGATTTTGAACTTTGCAATAACGTACGTGGTATTTTTTACTTTCTAGGCAATATTTTCTATAGAATAAtgtcagaaaaattaaatttatagactaaatttgcaaattaaataatgtatcatcaataaaaaatgaGCACGTATTACAtcgtttaaataataattcaatcatcaacttctatgtcatttaatttataaaatttagtctacaaatttagtttctttAGTATTACTCTTTCATGTATTAGGGTTTAAACCCCCAAGAAATTATACAGGCCGACTTTGTTTTACCCAATAGAAAAGTAACATGATCGCCCTCATTCAACTCTCCTTGGTGTTCTTTTCTTCCCGTAAGCTTCGTATATACACCGTCCATTTCTACGTTCTAGTTGAAAGAAATTTTTTGAGTGTGCCGAACACATGATCCGGTACacgtgtaataatacaattggttgaaaatttggttttttttttaattttcaatcaattgtattattacatcaattgtattattacatttGTGTACCAGATGTGTTCTCTGTATACACTGACAAATGATCTCCTAGCTGTAATGCTTCAAGTGAATGAtattaattagggtttaggaaaacaAGATTCACTTCACACTCTCAATTTGTACGTTATCATGCATTTCTTCCGTGAGGGTTATTTTAAGAtagtaaaatattaatttcagaTTACACAATGACAAATTGAAAGCATGAATAACCATTGCCTAACTTGTTTAATGTTTGATTTGTGTTATGAAACTTTTACGTCTATCaattgagagatttttcagtgtgtcaAGAACACTATCTGTTACACTAAGTATaacaattaatataattagcTGAAAACTTCAAAAAGATTTCAACTAGTTGTGTCATGACACTTTGTATATCGACCCATGTTCTCACCCGGCACACTCAAAAACTTCTCTTATCAGTGTAACTGACAATAGATTATGGTTGGAGGGCACCTAATCCCGATGCAAATACGCATGATTTTCGTGCAAGACGAAACTCCTCTCAcccatttttgggtaaaaaattTCAGTTATTTAGGGATGTGCcttttttaagtcagttttcaaatAGGCTAATATAATATTATCAACATTTTTATAGATCTAAatctcttgttagtttttatgATTGGTAGAACTTCCGTATAGATGTTGCTGCAACtaacaagaaaaagaatttcAACATGATCTATTGATGACCTAGAATGTGACTTCAAATTTCCATATTTAAAAGTATGTAATTATTACTTAGTTATAGCTTAAGTTAATTTATCAAGAGTAGTACTTGTGCACTAGAACAGAAAGCATGAGGCCCAGATAATCGATCTTATTCACAAAAAGAGTGTTAATGTCGAGTTTTATGAGGTAAAACACAAAATTCATTTTCCACTCTCTATCTTTTTCCAAGCGTTTTATACATGCATTTTGTGGTCAATCTCAAGTCTCAACCCTAGGTGAAAAACTTGAACAAGATATGTTTGATCGTATCATTTGTAAGACACTTctcacaaaaatataaaacttaTGTGTTTTGATATCGCCTAGTTATGCCACCCAATAAGAACTGTGCAACCCTAATGACAGATTTCCTCAACAACTCGAACACACCATGTACTCTTTTGTTTGGTCGTTGCTCTCTTATTAAGCAACCTTCCGAAACATTTCTAGCTGGCTCATCTCGTGTAGCAACCCTCCTACATCTCTCATTCCGTACTACTATTCACCCCAAATAAGTGAATATATACCCAAATAAATTGAACACAGATTACTACTTTAATTAGTCCTTGTAATTTGAGCGTTTATAGTTTTGGTTATCGCGATTTAACTCTTGcaatttaaaaacaatttaacTTCATCAACTTTTTAATTTCGACAAAATTATAGACCATAATGCAGAAAACTCTGCAGAACTTGGCGCGTTTCAACTATTTTTAGAGCAAAAGCATAGCTGTATGTATTGTACTCTCCTCTTACTAAACCAGTAATTAAGACAGTTGGCAATTGCTTTTGTATGACTTGATTTTTGAGAATCTACCTAATCATAATATATCTGGGCTAGTGGCAACCTAAATAGCAAAGCACTGCCATGGGGTAAAATAGTTCCAACTTACAAGTCCAGTGCAGaatatatctatatctatatatatatatatatatatatatatatatatatatatatatatatatatatattgttgttaGTGAATTATGATTCTAATTCCCAGTTTAGTTGGCACAATTGGATCAAGTATAGTTGTCTAAATTACTATGTATCCAATTTACTGATAACTAGTTGTTACAGTACTGCAGCTGTCTTGAAAGCAAACATTTCTTCTTTCTATCATTTAAGTTCAAGAGATCCCATTCGTATGATAAAACAAATCTGATGGATACTAAACAGGCGTATATACATTTTCTTTGTTACAAATGAGGGGTTTGAATCATGAAAACAGTCTATTTGCAAAGCAAAGGTAAGAGTGCGTACGATAGTGTTTCCCTCCTACCATCACAAAACGGGAAGCCTTGTTGCCTTGGGGTCACCCTTTTAAATGAGGGTTTGGAACCCTAGATTCTTGGCTTATTATATCACTCTCAATGAAGATCAATAATCTTTCATTTTTATGGaaataaaataagtaaatatTAAAACCTTTGTAAACTACATACATAAGCCAAAATATCTTATCAAGTAATGTAAGATGTATACTtgtatttttatcttctttttttatgcAATTGCAGCTGTCTCTTGCTGCTATAATTTGGGAGAAACACACTGAAAAGGCGCTCCTAGTCATTGGCTTTGGATATATCATATTTGCGCACTGAATAATACTCATGCAACTTTTTTTTGTtcaggtatatatatatttgaaattctgatgttatatatatattggattgGAATCCTTATCATAATCCACGTCCGATCGATCAAAGAATTTAATTTATATCCATGGATGCCTGCTGCCTGCCTTTCCTTCAAAAGCTTTGACACTTGACAGTactagttttccttttttttctggTGGCCCTGAGTTGCAAGTTGGAGCCTCATCACCGTTGGCCTCCACATTTCTATGGTCATCATGCGCCGGCACAGGCAGATGCGTTCCGATGGATGGATTCTTCGAAGACCTAGGACTGGATACCGAATATATGGTTGTTTCGATTAGACATTGCTGAGGGCAATGGGGAACCAACTTccattcatttttatttggggAGAGAAAGTCCTTGATCTAGACCTCTCAACAAGCAAAACCATCTATTAGGGATTAGGGTTTGCACAAATTATGTATACATAACGTTGATGGGCGGATCCGTGAAACCATTTTTTTTACACAAGTTTTACAAGGCCACTCCATAATGTATTTTAGCGATCCGACCTCTGTATCTTTTAGGTATTTCCCCAAAGATCATGTACGTCACCCAAATTCAAAACCACATGACTGTTGAattaagggtttagggtttctttgtaGAACCGTATTCGTaaattttcttcactacaaatgaatgtcttaatgatTTTAGATTTGTCCAATTTTTTGTCAAGATATCTATGAATGATGTCCTAAAAGATAGACGGTTCAGATCGTTGAAGTACATTACGAAGTGGGCCCTGAAAAACTTGTGTAAAAAAGGTGGTGCTACAAATCCACCCCTATAACATTAATGTACGAGATGCATTTCTAATCCAGCAGTGATTATCATCTATACTTATGAGAGTAAAAGTGAACATGCCAAATTCAATGCTTAGTAAAAATGATGTATGACATACACTATTGTATGGTAGAATTTTTCGATACGTAGTACCTAGCGCTCGCTTTGTTGAGACGAAAAACTACTACTAATTTGGTATAGAAAGACATAATATACCAAATGTGACCGATGAATGGATATACCTGGAATCCTAATCAATGGTGCTGATCATTATTCCACTGTAAAGTTGCCTTTTATACGGTTCTGCATGTCCATCAATGGCTTTTGCGTTAGAACACccttttaattattctttcTGCCTATGCATCCGCCCCTTCTCACAAGTTGGAAATTGCCCTAACATATTCAGCTTTGCATACCAAAAgcttttgtgtatttttttgataaaaagGAGAAACCCAATTGGTTGATCTAGTTGCTGAAATATTGAGAATATATAGAAAGAAATCATCAGAACCAGGTGATACGATATGCGTATCTTGACATATAAGCAGAAAGACATATATTCTCTATTTGACTGATCTGATAGAAAGTTAGAAAAACCATGCATACAACTTTGTTAAAGATTTTAGCTAAGATACTCCAAAGTATAGAATACTTCATGTATTTTAATTGTTAgatcttatttttttttctttttcaaataatGAATTAACGGCTATAACATCGAAGATCCCAAATAACAGAGTACCGTACAAAATCTCTTAAGAATATATGTGTTCCCAATTCCCCATTGTAGAATTTATTAATTAGCCCCAAAAAAGAATACTACATATAATTATTGAAAATAAAGATAGTAACCAAAGTCCAGTGTTCGAATCCTCGTTCATGTAGTTAATATAGACATCCTATCGTTGGTATAGGAAAATGTTTTAAAACTTACAAATCACAATGTAAACTGAATTCTTCT includes:
- the LOC103428647 gene encoding protein RADIALIS-like 3 — translated: MASSGSWTARQNKLFENALAVYDKDTPERWYNLARAVGGKSVEEVKRHYQMLVEDVNKIEAGEVPLPNYRKSGGGNTKSYSMDIEEQRMKTLRIQ